In the Rhododendron vialii isolate Sample 1 chromosome 2a, ASM3025357v1 genome, TTAACCTAAAGTTATTGAATCAACtctaataccaaaaaaaaaaatcattagttTTACGAGCTACTAACATACCACTGAAAAATAGTGGGGCTCACTTCGGGGTTCTACACAAATGATTTGAGttgaagaccaaaaaaaaagtatgaattgtaaaaaagagtgtgaaaatcaatttccaatctCTTAATAGTTATCCAATCAAAAAGTTATCTTAACATTAATAAACAGAATACTCAATTTTTAAAGATAACACTGCCAAATTTGTATAGTATTAAAATTAAATCATTTATATGGGATTcaaaagtgggccccacaaaaatctgtgcacaaatatGTGCGGTATTGTACTTTCTTCGCTCCCAAATAAATTTCTTTACCGCAAACCTAGGcatttaaaaagatgcatttgtttctctaaataattcaatttttttcataaatcaatagatattaatgaattctttcaaattgtaaaaaaaaaatttaattttaaaaaaatcgcaTGTTTTAAAAGGTTTAATTTTGTGGGCCggatatttatttataaatgaAGGAAGTATTTGTTTAGTAGCATGTTCCACTTTTTAATCAGTGAGATATAATGGGGTGTTGTGGCATGTGGGTTTTTTGAAACCTTCAAGGGTTAAATTTTTTCCGGAGGAGTTGAAGAGTTAACCCATGTTTGGACAGCACACCTGATTTTCATTTGGTCTGGCACTGTTGATGACGTGGCGCCCGAGgattggtttggaggaaaatgGCACTTCTCCTCCTCAGGCGGagataatttattctcttgggAAAAATCTTCAAACTTGTCATCATCTCCACCGGATAACAGGTAAATTCCTGCACCTTCGCTGAAAGTTTCTTCAAATGTTCAACTTCATAAGCAAATCTACTGTTAAAGCTTCGCCATGCCGCATTCTCTATTTCCACCAGGCCCACCCCTTTTCATCATCTCTTAAATCCGTCCAAAATTCACCAAATCAACGCTCGTTCACTGTCAATTACCTCATAAACTCATTTGGGTTCTCTCCAGAAAAAGCTCTCTCCGCATCGAAGAAtgtgaaatttgaaaatccccACAAGCCAGACTTGGTCGTGGAATTCTTCAAGAACCATGGTTTCACCCAAACCCAGATCTCAAGCGTTGTTAGAAAGTTCCCTCCCGTACTTATGCGTGATACACAGAAAATCCTCTTGCCCAAGCTCGAATTTCTCAAATCTAGAGGCGTTTCAAGCGCAGATGTTGCCAGGATAGTATCTACAAATCCCTTTTTTTTGAAGAGCAGCTTGGATAATACAATCATCCCAGCATTTGATTTCCTTAGTAATCTGTGTCAATCCCAAGCGAAAGCTATAGCTGTTATCCAACGGTACCGCCGTCTTTCGTTGGATCAGCTAACTCGGATGAGCCCCAATATTGAAACCCTGCGCGAAACTGGTGTGTCGGATTCCAGTATTACGTATTTGTTGATATATGAACCTGGAGCATTCATGGTGAGCTACGATAGGTTTAGACGGGTTGTTGAGAAGGTAGAGAAAATAGGTTTTAGTCCTTCAAAAGTGCACTTTGTCGTAGCGATTAAAGTATTATGTATGATGACTAAATCTACATGGAACAAGAAGGTTGAGGTTTATCGGAAATGGGGTTTGACCGAGGATGAGATTTTTGTAACTTTTAAGAGACAACCATGGTTTATGACAAAATCCGAGGATAAAGATCAATGGCGTGATGGATTTTCTTGTTAATAAAATGGGTTGGGAGTCTTCATTGGTTGCAAGAACTCCAATAATTATTTCACTGAGCTTGGAGAAGAGGATTGTTCCAAGGTGTGCAGTTTATCAAGCCTTATTGTTGAAAGGTTTAATTAAGACCAACAAAATTAGCTTGTCAACATTTCTAGGTATGAGCGAAACGAAGTTGGTAAAAAAGATTTTGAGCTATGACAAGCAAGAAGGTCCTGAGCTATTGAATTTGTACAAGGAAAAGATGGATCTTGCAAAGTAATTTGGATATGGGAATGATGATAAGGGTGGACAGGTTAATGATGTTCCCCTTGGATACAAATGTGACATTCGGCAACGCAAttgactttttgtttttctttttttttcctgttcgggaaaaatttatgaatttagTGAAGTTTGTTAACACAGGGTGCCCACACGGTTCCAAATGAAGTTTGTTAATTGTTATGAGGAAGAAGCTCCTGATCTATTCAAGTCGTTTACAGAGAAGCTAGAACTTGCAAAG is a window encoding:
- the LOC131317536 gene encoding transcription termination factor MTERF5, chloroplastic-like, which gives rise to MTWRPRIGLEENGTSPPQAEIIYSLGKNLQTCHHLHRITEKALSASKNVKFENPHKPDLVVEFFKNHGFTQTQISSVVRKFPPVLMRDTQKILLPKLEFLKSRGVSSADVARIVSTNPFFLKSSLDNTIIPAFDFLSNLCQSQAKAIAVIQRYRRLSLDQLTRMSPNIETLRETGVSDSSITYLLIYEPGAFMVSYDRFRRVVEKVEKIGFSPSKVHFVVAIKVLCMMTKSTWNKKVEVYRKWGLTEDEIFVTFKRQPWFMTKSEDKDQWRDGFSC